A DNA window from Ovis aries strain OAR_USU_Benz2616 breed Rambouillet chromosome 7, ARS-UI_Ramb_v3.0, whole genome shotgun sequence contains the following coding sequences:
- the HEXA gene encoding beta-hexosaminidase subunit alpha precursor (The RefSeq protein has 1 substitution compared to this genomic sequence) has protein sequence MAGSTLRFSLLLAAAFAGRATALWPWPQYIQTSELRYTIFPHSFQFQYHLSSAAQVGCSVLDEAFQRYRDLLFGSAAFRFPHPIEKRHTSEKNSLVVLVVTPGCDQFPSLGSVENYTLTINDEQCLLLSETVWGALRGLETFSQLIWRSPEGTFYVNKTDIEDFPRFPHRGLLLDTSRHYLPLSSILDTLDVMAYNKFNVFHWHLVDDSSFPYESFTFPDLTKKGSYNPATHIYTAQDVKEVIEYARLRGIRVLAEFDTPGHTLSWGPGVPGLLTPCYSGSHPSGTFGPVNPALNNTYEFMSTFFLEISTVFPDFYLHLGGDEVDFTCWKSNPDIQAFMKKKGFGDDFKKLESFYIQTLLDIVSAYGKGYVVWQEVFDNKVKVRPDTIIQVWREEIPVKYVKEMALVTSAGFRALLSAPWYLNHITYGPDWKEIYLVEPLAFEGSPEQKALVIGGEACMWGEYVDSTNLVPRLWPKAGAVAERLWSNKMVSNLDFAFKRLAHFRCELLRRGVQAQPLSVGYCDMEFEQT, from the exons ATGGCAGGCTCCACGCTCAGGTTTTCGCTGCTGCTGGCGGCAGCGTTCGCTGGGCGGGCGACGGCCCTGTGGCCATGGCCCCAGTACATTCAGACCTCTGAGCTGCGGTACACCATCTTCCCGCACAGCTTCCAATTCCAGTACCATCTCAGTTCGGCCGCGCAGGTGGGCTGCTCCGTCCTCGACGAGGCCTTCCAACGCTACCGTGACCTGCTCTTCGGTTCTGCGGCTTTCCGTTTTCCCCACCCCATAG AAAAACGGCATACATCAGAGAAGAATTCATTGGTGGTCCTTGTCGTCACTCCTGGATGTGACCAGTTTCCGTCTTTGGGGTCTGTAGAGAACT acACACTGACCATAAATGATGAGCAGTGTCTCCTCCTCTCCGAGACTGTCTGGGGTGCCCTGCGAG GTCTGGAGACATTTAGCCAGCTTATTTGGAGATCTCCTGAGGGCACG TTCTATGTCAACAAGACGGATATTGAGGACTTCCCGCGCTTCCCTCACCGGGGCTTGTTGCTGGATACATCTCGCCATTACCTGCCACTGTCTAGCATCCTGGACACTCTG GATGTCATGGCATACAATAAATTCAACGTTTTCCACTGGCATCTGGTCGATGACTCTTCTTTCCCGTATGAGAGCTTCACTTTTCCAGACCTCACCAAAAAG GGGTCCTACAACCCTGCTACCCACATCTACACAGCGCAGGATGTGAAGGAGGTGATTGAATACGCGCGGCTTCGGGGTATCCGGGTGCTGGCAGAGTTTGACACTCCTGGCCACACTCTGTCCTGGGGGCCAG GTGTCCCTGGATTACTAACTCCTTGCTACTCTGGGTCTCACCCCTCTGGCACCTTTGGGCCAGTGAATCCGGCTCTCAACAACACCTACGAGTTCATGAGCACGTTCTTCTTGGAGATCAGTACTGTTTTCCCAGACTTTTATCTGCACCTGGGAGGAGATGAGGTGGATTTCACGTGCTG GAAGTCCAACCCAGATATCCAGGCCTTTATGAAGAAGAAAGGCTTTGGCGATGACTTCAAGAAGCTGGAGTCCTTCTACATCCAGAC GCTACTGGACATTGTCTCTGCCTACGGCAAGGGCTACGTGGTGTGGCAGGAGGTGTTTGATAATAAAGTGAAG GTTCGGCCAGACACAATCATCCAGGTATGGCGAGAAGAGATACCAGTAAAATATGTGAAGGAGATGGCACTGGTCACCAGCGCTGGCTTTCGggccctgctctctgcccccTGGTACCTGAACCATATAACTTATGGCCCTGACTGGAAGGAGATCTACCTGGTGGAGCCCCTGGCATTTGAAG GTAGCCCTGAGCAGAAGGCCCTGGTGATTGGTGGAGAGGCCTGTATGTGGGGAGAGTATGTGGACAGCACAAACCTGGTCCCCAGGCTCTG GCCTAGAGCAGGGGCTGTTGCTGAGAGGCTGTGGAGCAATAAGATGGTGTCCAACCTGGACTTTGCCTTTAAACGTCTGGCACACTTCCGCTGTGAGCTGCTGAG GCGTGGTGTCCAGGCCCAGCCCCTCAGCGTAGGCTACTGTGACATGGAGTTTGAACAAACCTGA